A genomic stretch from Onychostoma macrolepis isolate SWU-2019 chromosome 02, ASM1243209v1, whole genome shotgun sequence includes:
- the LOC131529096 gene encoding tripartite motif-containing protein 16-like protein isoform X2, which produces MPSGMAEASISVGEDQFSCSICLDLLKDPVTIPCGHSYCMSCITDCWNQDDQRRVYSCPQCRQTFTPRPALNKNVMLAEMVEKLKKTKAQTARAALSYAGPGDVECDVCMGKKYKAVRSCLMCLNSYCQCHLEQHDSLFKDKKHSLINASGRLKEMICSQHDRLLEVYCRTDQQCICLLCTMNEHKNHHTISTKAERTEKQKQLWDMERKFQKRIQEREKEIQELKEALKTHKRSAQAAVKDSERIFNELIHSIERSCSEVIQMIRDREKAEVRRAEGLLKQLEQEIDDLRRRDTELQQLLHTDNHIHFLESFQSLSVPPVARDNITVISLLSYDDVDESVSMLREKLEDLCKEATENIYVIPHLEIVTTSELRTRDEFLQYSHQFTLDPNTAHKYLRLSEGNRVATFIGADQQYPVHPDRFHGFSQVLCRESMCGRCYWEVEWSGMAGVGISVSYKSISRKGGGFECVFGFNNQSWRLSCSDSRYSFRHNQKAIKLPIFCSSSRIGVYVDHRAGILSFYSVCDTMTLMHRIQTTFTQPLYPGFGINFGSTLKLSSAEIL; this is translated from the exons ATGCCCAG TGGAATGGCAGAAGCCAGTATTTCAGTGGGCGAGGATCAGTTCAGCTGTTCAATCTGTCTGGATCTACTGAAGGATCCAGTGACCATCCcctgtggacacagttactgtatGAGCTGTATTACAGACTGCTGGAATCAAGATGATCAGAGGAGAGTTTACAGCTgccctcagtgcagacagaccttcaCTCCAAGACCTGCTTTAAACAAGAATGTGATGCTGGCTGAAATGGTGGAGAAGCTAAAGAAGACAAAAGCCCAAACAGCTCGTGCTGCTCTGAGTTATGCTGGACCTGGAGATGTGGAGTGTGATGTCTGCATGGGGAAAAAATACAAAGCTGTCAGGTCCTGTCTTATGTGTCTAAACTCTTACTGTCAGTGTCACCTTGAACAACATGACAGTTTATTTAAAGATAAGAAACACAGTTTGATTAATGCCTCTGGACGACTCAAGGAGATGATCTGCTCTCAACATGACCGACTGCTGGAGGTTTACTGTCGCACAGACCAacagtgtatttgtttgttgtgtacAATGAATGAACACAAAAATCATCACACTATTTCAACTAAAGCAGAGAGGACTGAGAAACAG AAACAGCTTTGGGACATGGAAAGAAAGTTCCAGAAGAGAATCCAGGAAAGAGAGAAGGAGATTCAGGAGCTGAAAGAGGCTTTGAAGACTCATAAA CGCTCCGCACAGGCAGCAGTGAAGGACAGCGAGAGGATCTTTAATGAACTGATCCACTCCATTGAGAGAAGCTGCTCTGAGGTGATACAGATGATCAGAGATCGAGAAAAGGCTGAAGTGAGGCGAGCTGAGGGACTCTTGAAGCAACTGGAGCAGGAGATTGatgatctgaggaggagagacaCTGAGCTGCAGCAGCTTTTACACACAGACAATCATATCCATTTCCTGGAG agtttccagtctctctctgTTCCTCCTGTGGCTAGAGACAACATTACTGTCATTTCACTTCTCTCTTATGATGATGTGGATGAATCTGTCTCTATGCTAAGAGAGAAACTTGAGGACCTCTGCAAGGAAgcaacagaaaatatatatg TAATACCACACTTGGAGATTGTTACCACCTCTGAACTCAGGACCAGAGATGAGTTTTTGCAAT ATTCCCACCAATTCACCCTGGATCCgaacactgcacataaatatCTCCGTTTGTCTGAAGGCAACAGAGTGGCTACATTTATTGGGGCTGACCAGCAGTATCCTGTTCATCCAGACCGATTTCATGGTTTTTCTCaagtgttgtgtagagagagtatGTGTGGGcgctgttactgggaggtgGAGTGGAGTGGGATGGCTGGTGTGGGAATATCGGTGTCctataagagcatcagcaggaaggggGGTGGTTTTGAGTGTGTATTTGGATTTAATAATCAGTCCTGGAGATTGTCCTGCTCTGACTCCAGGTACTCATTCAGACACAATCAGAAAGCAATTAAACTCCCTATATTCTGCAGTTCCTCTAGAATAGGAGTGTATGTGGATCACAGAGCAGGGattctgtccttctacagcgtctgtGACACAATGACCCTCATGCACAGaatccagaccacattcactcaacCGCTCTACCCAGGATTTGGGATCAATTTTGGATCAACACTGAAACTGTCGTCTGCAGAGATTCTGTGA
- the LOC131529096 gene encoding tripartite motif-containing protein 16-like protein isoform X1, whose protein sequence is MQRCGMAEASISVGEDQFSCSICLDLLKDPVTIPCGHSYCMSCITDCWNQDDQRRVYSCPQCRQTFTPRPALNKNVMLAEMVEKLKKTKAQTARAALSYAGPGDVECDVCMGKKYKAVRSCLMCLNSYCQCHLEQHDSLFKDKKHSLINASGRLKEMICSQHDRLLEVYCRTDQQCICLLCTMNEHKNHHTISTKAERTEKQKQLWDMERKFQKRIQEREKEIQELKEALKTHKRSAQAAVKDSERIFNELIHSIERSCSEVIQMIRDREKAEVRRAEGLLKQLEQEIDDLRRRDTELQQLLHTDNHIHFLESFQSLSVPPVARDNITVISLLSYDDVDESVSMLREKLEDLCKEATENIYVIPHLEIVTTSELRTRDEFLQYSHQFTLDPNTAHKYLRLSEGNRVATFIGADQQYPVHPDRFHGFSQVLCRESMCGRCYWEVEWSGMAGVGISVSYKSISRKGGGFECVFGFNNQSWRLSCSDSRYSFRHNQKAIKLPIFCSSSRIGVYVDHRAGILSFYSVCDTMTLMHRIQTTFTQPLYPGFGINFGSTLKLSSAEIL, encoded by the exons ATGCAGCGCTG TGGAATGGCAGAAGCCAGTATTTCAGTGGGCGAGGATCAGTTCAGCTGTTCAATCTGTCTGGATCTACTGAAGGATCCAGTGACCATCCcctgtggacacagttactgtatGAGCTGTATTACAGACTGCTGGAATCAAGATGATCAGAGGAGAGTTTACAGCTgccctcagtgcagacagaccttcaCTCCAAGACCTGCTTTAAACAAGAATGTGATGCTGGCTGAAATGGTGGAGAAGCTAAAGAAGACAAAAGCCCAAACAGCTCGTGCTGCTCTGAGTTATGCTGGACCTGGAGATGTGGAGTGTGATGTCTGCATGGGGAAAAAATACAAAGCTGTCAGGTCCTGTCTTATGTGTCTAAACTCTTACTGTCAGTGTCACCTTGAACAACATGACAGTTTATTTAAAGATAAGAAACACAGTTTGATTAATGCCTCTGGACGACTCAAGGAGATGATCTGCTCTCAACATGACCGACTGCTGGAGGTTTACTGTCGCACAGACCAacagtgtatttgtttgttgtgtacAATGAATGAACACAAAAATCATCACACTATTTCAACTAAAGCAGAGAGGACTGAGAAACAG AAACAGCTTTGGGACATGGAAAGAAAGTTCCAGAAGAGAATCCAGGAAAGAGAGAAGGAGATTCAGGAGCTGAAAGAGGCTTTGAAGACTCATAAA CGCTCCGCACAGGCAGCAGTGAAGGACAGCGAGAGGATCTTTAATGAACTGATCCACTCCATTGAGAGAAGCTGCTCTGAGGTGATACAGATGATCAGAGATCGAGAAAAGGCTGAAGTGAGGCGAGCTGAGGGACTCTTGAAGCAACTGGAGCAGGAGATTGatgatctgaggaggagagacaCTGAGCTGCAGCAGCTTTTACACACAGACAATCATATCCATTTCCTGGAG agtttccagtctctctctgTTCCTCCTGTGGCTAGAGACAACATTACTGTCATTTCACTTCTCTCTTATGATGATGTGGATGAATCTGTCTCTATGCTAAGAGAGAAACTTGAGGACCTCTGCAAGGAAgcaacagaaaatatatatg TAATACCACACTTGGAGATTGTTACCACCTCTGAACTCAGGACCAGAGATGAGTTTTTGCAAT ATTCCCACCAATTCACCCTGGATCCgaacactgcacataaatatCTCCGTTTGTCTGAAGGCAACAGAGTGGCTACATTTATTGGGGCTGACCAGCAGTATCCTGTTCATCCAGACCGATTTCATGGTTTTTCTCaagtgttgtgtagagagagtatGTGTGGGcgctgttactgggaggtgGAGTGGAGTGGGATGGCTGGTGTGGGAATATCGGTGTCctataagagcatcagcaggaaggggGGTGGTTTTGAGTGTGTATTTGGATTTAATAATCAGTCCTGGAGATTGTCCTGCTCTGACTCCAGGTACTCATTCAGACACAATCAGAAAGCAATTAAACTCCCTATATTCTGCAGTTCCTCTAGAATAGGAGTGTATGTGGATCACAGAGCAGGGattctgtccttctacagcgtctgtGACACAATGACCCTCATGCACAGaatccagaccacattcactcaacCGCTCTACCCAGGATTTGGGATCAATTTTGGATCAACACTGAAACTGTCGTCTGCAGAGATTCTGTGA
- the LOC131529096 gene encoding tripartite motif-containing protein 16-like protein isoform X3 — translation MAEASISVGEDQFSCSICLDLLKDPVTIPCGHSYCMSCITDCWNQDDQRRVYSCPQCRQTFTPRPALNKNVMLAEMVEKLKKTKAQTARAALSYAGPGDVECDVCMGKKYKAVRSCLMCLNSYCQCHLEQHDSLFKDKKHSLINASGRLKEMICSQHDRLLEVYCRTDQQCICLLCTMNEHKNHHTISTKAERTEKQKQLWDMERKFQKRIQEREKEIQELKEALKTHKRSAQAAVKDSERIFNELIHSIERSCSEVIQMIRDREKAEVRRAEGLLKQLEQEIDDLRRRDTELQQLLHTDNHIHFLESFQSLSVPPVARDNITVISLLSYDDVDESVSMLREKLEDLCKEATENIYVIPHLEIVTTSELRTRDEFLQYSHQFTLDPNTAHKYLRLSEGNRVATFIGADQQYPVHPDRFHGFSQVLCRESMCGRCYWEVEWSGMAGVGISVSYKSISRKGGGFECVFGFNNQSWRLSCSDSRYSFRHNQKAIKLPIFCSSSRIGVYVDHRAGILSFYSVCDTMTLMHRIQTTFTQPLYPGFGINFGSTLKLSSAEIL, via the exons ATGGCAGAAGCCAGTATTTCAGTGGGCGAGGATCAGTTCAGCTGTTCAATCTGTCTGGATCTACTGAAGGATCCAGTGACCATCCcctgtggacacagttactgtatGAGCTGTATTACAGACTGCTGGAATCAAGATGATCAGAGGAGAGTTTACAGCTgccctcagtgcagacagaccttcaCTCCAAGACCTGCTTTAAACAAGAATGTGATGCTGGCTGAAATGGTGGAGAAGCTAAAGAAGACAAAAGCCCAAACAGCTCGTGCTGCTCTGAGTTATGCTGGACCTGGAGATGTGGAGTGTGATGTCTGCATGGGGAAAAAATACAAAGCTGTCAGGTCCTGTCTTATGTGTCTAAACTCTTACTGTCAGTGTCACCTTGAACAACATGACAGTTTATTTAAAGATAAGAAACACAGTTTGATTAATGCCTCTGGACGACTCAAGGAGATGATCTGCTCTCAACATGACCGACTGCTGGAGGTTTACTGTCGCACAGACCAacagtgtatttgtttgttgtgtacAATGAATGAACACAAAAATCATCACACTATTTCAACTAAAGCAGAGAGGACTGAGAAACAG AAACAGCTTTGGGACATGGAAAGAAAGTTCCAGAAGAGAATCCAGGAAAGAGAGAAGGAGATTCAGGAGCTGAAAGAGGCTTTGAAGACTCATAAA CGCTCCGCACAGGCAGCAGTGAAGGACAGCGAGAGGATCTTTAATGAACTGATCCACTCCATTGAGAGAAGCTGCTCTGAGGTGATACAGATGATCAGAGATCGAGAAAAGGCTGAAGTGAGGCGAGCTGAGGGACTCTTGAAGCAACTGGAGCAGGAGATTGatgatctgaggaggagagacaCTGAGCTGCAGCAGCTTTTACACACAGACAATCATATCCATTTCCTGGAG agtttccagtctctctctgTTCCTCCTGTGGCTAGAGACAACATTACTGTCATTTCACTTCTCTCTTATGATGATGTGGATGAATCTGTCTCTATGCTAAGAGAGAAACTTGAGGACCTCTGCAAGGAAgcaacagaaaatatatatg TAATACCACACTTGGAGATTGTTACCACCTCTGAACTCAGGACCAGAGATGAGTTTTTGCAAT ATTCCCACCAATTCACCCTGGATCCgaacactgcacataaatatCTCCGTTTGTCTGAAGGCAACAGAGTGGCTACATTTATTGGGGCTGACCAGCAGTATCCTGTTCATCCAGACCGATTTCATGGTTTTTCTCaagtgttgtgtagagagagtatGTGTGGGcgctgttactgggaggtgGAGTGGAGTGGGATGGCTGGTGTGGGAATATCGGTGTCctataagagcatcagcaggaaggggGGTGGTTTTGAGTGTGTATTTGGATTTAATAATCAGTCCTGGAGATTGTCCTGCTCTGACTCCAGGTACTCATTCAGACACAATCAGAAAGCAATTAAACTCCCTATATTCTGCAGTTCCTCTAGAATAGGAGTGTATGTGGATCACAGAGCAGGGattctgtccttctacagcgtctgtGACACAATGACCCTCATGCACAGaatccagaccacattcactcaacCGCTCTACCCAGGATTTGGGATCAATTTTGGATCAACACTGAAACTGTCGTCTGCAGAGATTCTGTGA
- the fzd8b gene encoding frizzled-8b — protein sequence MDSPMQGSHWLPLALCVLLLWSSVCAREPVCQEISVPLCRGIGYNYTYMPNQFNHDTQDEAGLEVHQFWPLVEIQCSPDLRFFLCSLYTPICLEDYKKPLPPCRSVCERAKAGCAPLMRQYGFPWPDRMRCDLLPVQGDPNTLCMDYNRTDATASPVAPKPTTRPGKPYNRKNTSSHRSSSCEPECHCRAPMVTVSSDRHPLYNRVKTGQIPNCAMPCHNPYLSQEERTFATFWIGVWSVLCFLSTFATVATFLIDIERFKYPERPIIFLSACYMFVSVGYIIRLIAGHERVACNQNNDMDHIHYETTGPALCTLVFLLIYFFGMASAIWWVILTFTWFLAAGMKWGNEAIAKYSQYFHLAAWLIPSVKSIAALALSSVDGDSVAGICYVGNQNLDNLWGFVLAPLVIYLFIGTVFLFAGFVSMFRIRSVIKQGGTKTDKLERLMIRIGVFTVLHTVVAMVIVACYVYEQHNREAWEIAHACNCSSDRKAPKPDYAVFMLKYFMCLLVGITSGAWTWSGKTLDSWRALCTRRCCIWGSKGTSGSVYSDASTGLTWRSGTASSVLCAPKQMPLSRV from the coding sequence ATGGACTCGCCTATGCAGGGGTCCCACTGGCTTCCACTCGCGCTCTGTGTCCTGCTATTGTGGAGCTCCGTGTGTGCTCGCGAGCCAGTCTGTCAGGAGATTTCAGTGCCATTGTGCAGAGGGATCGGTTACAACTACACCTACATGCCCAACCAATTCAACCACGACACCCAGGACGAAGCCGGGCTTGAGGTGCACCAGTTCTGGCCCCTCGTGGAGATCCAGTGTTCCCCGGACCTGCGCTTCTTTCTTTGCAGTCTGTACACGCCCATTTGCCTCGAGGACTATAAGAAGCCTTTGCCGCCGTGCAGGAGCGTGTGCGAACGGGCGAAAGCGGGATGCGCGCCTCTCATGAGGCAATACGGTTTCCCGTGGCCGGACCGAATGAGATGCGATCTTCTCCCTGTGCAGGGAGATCCAAACACTCTATGTATGGATTACAACAGGACTGATGCTACAGCCTCACCAGTTGCTCCAAAACCAACCACCCGACCGGGGAAGCCATACAACCGGAAAAATACAAGCAGTCACAGATCTTCTTCGTGTGAACCGGAGTGTCACTGTCGTGCGCCTATGGTGACCGTGAGCAGTGACCGTCATCCGCTGTATAACCGGGTAAAGACTGGACAGATCCCCAACTGCGCAATGCCATGCCACAACCCCTATCTTTCTCAGGAGGAAAGGACATTTGCCACATTTTGGATCGGAGTTTGGTCGGTTTTGTGTTTCTTGTCTACCTTCGCCACCGTTGCCACTTTCCTTATTGACATTGAGAGGTTTAAATACCCCGAGCGTCCGATTATTTTCCTGTCCGCCTGTTATATGTTCGTGTCCGTGGGGTACATCATCAGACTCATCGCGGGACACGAAAGAGTTGCGTGCAACCAGAATAACGACATGGACCATATCCACTACGAAACTACGGGTCCCGCGCTTTGCACGCTTGTATTTCTACTCATCTATTTTTTTGGGATGGCGAGCGCCATCTGGTGGGTGATCCTGACGTTTACGTGGTTCCTCGCGGCAGGGATGAAGTGGGGAAATGAAGCGATCGCAAAATACTCGCAGTATTTTCACCTGGCCGCGTGGCTCATTCCGAGCGTCAAATCTATCGCCGCGCTCGCGCTGAGTTCGGTGGACGGGGACTCGGTTGCGGGAATCTGCTACGTGGGCAACCAGAACCTGGATAACCTGTGGGGATTCGTGCTGGCGCCACTGGTGATTTATCTTTTTATAGGAACGGTATTTTTATTCGCGGGGTTCGTGTCTATGTTTCGGATACGGAGTGTTATTAAACAAGGAGGAACGAAAACGGACAAACTCGAGAGGTTGATGATTCGCATCGGGGTATTTACAGTCCTGCATACGGTCGTCGCCATGGTGATTGTGGCTTGTTATGTTTACGAACAGCACAATCGCGAAGCGTGGGAAATCGCGCATGCGTGTAACTGTTCGTCGGATAGAAAAGCTCCGAAACCGGATTACGCCGTTTTTATGCTCAAGTATTTCATGTGCCTTTTGGTGGGGATCACGTCGGGTGCGTGGACGTGGTCCGGTAAAACTTTGGACTCGTGGCGAGCCCTTTGCACGCGCCGCTGCTGCATCTGGGGCAGTAAAGGCACGAGCGGTTCGGTTTACAGTGACGCGAGCACGGGACTGACGTGGAGGTCCGGTACAGCAAGCTCGGTTTTGTGCGCTCCAAAACAAATGCCACTTTCCCGAGTGTGA